Proteins from a genomic interval of Lycium ferocissimum isolate CSIRO_LF1 chromosome 2, AGI_CSIRO_Lferr_CH_V1, whole genome shotgun sequence:
- the LOC132032466 gene encoding endoglucanase 5 produces MGIASKFQAIAVLLFGLLALEAVATFDYGDAMDKTLLFFEAQRSGKLPPNQRVKWRGDSGLKDGFLQGVNLVGGYYDAGDHVKFGLPMAYSVTMLAWSAVDYRKEIVDLNQMGNTLAAIRWGTNYFIKAHTQPNVLWAQVGDGDSDHYCWERAEDMTTPRTAYKLDPSHPGSDLAGEAAAALAAASIAFKPYDSSYSTLLLVHAKQIFSFADTFRGLYDDSIPNAQAFYTSTGYSDELLWAAAWLYRATNDEYYLKYVVDNAVSLGGTGWAVREFSWDNKYAGVQILLTKILLDGAGGSHTPILKQYQAKADYFTCACLQKNDGYDVALTPGGLIYVREWNNLQYASSAAFLLAMYSDYLSEKKAVLTCPEGQVQPSDILSFAKSQADYILGKNPKAISYLVGYGQNYPIHVHHRGASIAPISVLHSAVSCLEGFETWYRRPQANPNIIHGGLVGGPSKTDDFSDDRSNYEQTEPTISGSAPLIGLFCKLQSLSGYSGSYHHRSPTPYQKPPASRRPQPSAPNHKAPQSSHPYNKAPGAPVTFLHSIISTWTIGPTTYYKHKVAVKSTSQNPITDLKLVVENLSGSLWGLSPCPEKNTYELPQWNRVLKPGSELIFVYIQGGAQAKISIKSYH; encoded by the exons ATGGGAATAGCATCAAAGTTTCAAGCTATTGCTGTGTTGTTATTTGGCCTACTGGCTTTGGAAGCAGTGGCTACTTTTGACTATGGAGATGCCATGGACAAGACTTTGCTCTTCTTTGAGGCGCAGAGGTCTGGAAAATTGCCTCCGAATCAACGTGTCAAATGGCGTGGCGATTCAGGTCTCAAGGATGGTTTTCTCCAAGGG GTGAACTTGGTGGGAGGGTACTATGATGCAGGAGATCATGTAAAATTTGGATTGCCTATGGCATATAGTGTGACAATGCTAGCGTGGAGTGCTGTTGACTACAGAAAGGAAATTGTAGACCTTAATCAGATGGGGAATACCTTGGCTGCCATTAGATGGGGTACTAATTACTTCATCAAGGCCCATACTCAGCCCAATGTCCTCTGGGCTCAG GTGGGAGATGGAGATTCTGATCACTATTGTTGGGAGAGAGCAGAAGATATGACAACCCCAAGAACTGCTTACAAACTTGATCCCAGCCACCCAGGTTCTGACCTTGCTGGTGAAGCTGCTGCTGCTCTGGCTGCTGCGTCTATTGCATTCAAACCTTACGACTCTTCCTACTCTACCCTCCTTTTAGTGCATGCAAAACAG ATATTCTCATTTGCGGATACCTTCAGAGGTTTGTATGATGATTCCATCCCAAACGCTCAAGCATTCTACACATCAACTGGTTATTCG GATGAGCTTCTGTGGGCTGCTGCATGGCTCTACCGAGCAACTAATGACGAGTACTACTTAAAATATGTGGTGGACAACGCGGTGTCTTTGGGTGGAACTGGATGGGCAGTTAGGGAATTTTCGTGGGACAACAAGTATGCTGGTGTTCAAATCCTTCTGACCAAG ATTCTCCTAGATGGAGCTGGTGGATCACACACTCCGATATTGAAACAGTACCAGGCTAAAGCAGATTACTTTACCTGTGCTTGTTTGCAAAAGAATGATGGATACGATGTAGCCCTGACTCCTG GAGGCCTGATCTATGTTCGTGAATGGAATAATCTGCAATACGCCTCATCAGCTGCTTTCTTACTTGCCATGTACTCCGATTATCTTTCTGAGAAAAAAGCTGTATTAACATGTCCTGAAGGTCAAGTTCAGCCATCAGATATCCTATCATTTGCAAAATCACAG GCTGATTACATTCTTGGTAAAAATCCCAAGGCTATCAGCTACTTAGTTGGTTATGGACAAAACTACCCAATCCACGTTCACCACAGAGGCGCCTCCATTGCCCCTATTTCAGTCCTTCATTCTGCTGTTAGTTGTTTAGAAGGATTTGAGACTTGGTATCGCCGCCCTCAGGCAAATCCCAACATTATCCACGGTGGCCTTGTGGGAGGTCCAAGCAAAACTGATGATTTCAGTGATGACAGGTCCAACTATGAGCAAACCGAGCCAACAATCTCTGGTTCAGCTCCTCTTATAGGACTCTTCTGCAAATTGCAGTCCCTCTCGGGCTATTCAG GTTCTTATCATCATAGATCACCAACACCATACCAGAAGCCTCCAG CTTCCCGTCGCCCACAACCATCAGCACCAAACCACAAAGCTCCACAATCATCACACCCCTACAATAAAGCTCCAG GTGCACCAGTCACATTCTTGCACTCCATAATTTCAACATGGACAATTGGTCCAACAACTTACTACAAGCACAAGGTGGCGGTGAAGAGCACATCTCAAAATCCAATCACAGATCTCAAGTTGGTAGTTGAAAACCTTTCAGGATCATTGTGGGGGCTCAGTCCATGCCCAGAGAAGAACACATATGAGCTTCCTCAGTGGAATAGAGTACTAAAGCCTGGTTCAGAactcatttttgtatatattcaaGGAGGTGCCCAAGCGAAGATTTCAATCAAGAGCTACCATTAA